One part of the Jeotgalibacillus aurantiacus genome encodes these proteins:
- a CDS encoding BA5345 family protein has protein sequence MNFDTKYLIRWGIPGWVFILITSPFLLEVFNDLVVNTFNTNSNIVAVSAVAILTLIGVPLGYIMNQIHHSLFWVIPKTGFESERYFKDEILLDNYFNAHKNGDELRKRYSYLLTRKHELGAVMVSCILSTLINIIVIFNIGDILIISWYGLYFLLTLFFLFLIVKSRNYSSKNVQRYFEYYLAEAKEKQNGNHNSFKSYWSSFL, from the coding sequence ATGAATTTTGATACAAAGTATTTAATTAGATGGGGAATTCCTGGTTGGGTTTTTATTCTGATCACATCACCATTTTTGCTTGAAGTATTTAACGATCTAGTGGTCAATACATTTAACACTAATAGCAATATAGTTGCTGTATCAGCAGTAGCAATTTTAACTTTAATAGGTGTGCCTTTGGGTTACATAATGAATCAGATCCACCATTCATTATTCTGGGTAATACCTAAGACTGGTTTCGAAAGTGAAAGATATTTTAAAGATGAAATACTACTGGACAATTATTTCAACGCTCATAAAAATGGTGATGAACTAAGGAAGAGATATTCGTACCTGCTTACACGTAAACATGAGTTAGGCGCTGTTATGGTTAGTTGCATTCTCAGTACTCTTATAAATATCATTGTCATTTTTAATATTGGGGACATATTGATAATTTCATGGTACGGATTGTACTTTCTACTGACTTTATTTTTTCTATTTCTCATTGTTAAGAGTCGAAACTATTCCAGTAAAAATGTACAAAGGTATTTTGAGTACTACTTGGCCGAAGCAAAAGAAAAGCAAAATGGCAATCATAATAGTTTTAAA